From the genome of Mycolicibacterium gilvum:
GGCGCTCCCACAAGTCGGCTCCCAGGATCAGGGTGGCACTCACCGCCCCGATCGCCATCACCGCCAGCAGGACCAGGCGCACCGGCCCGTAGGCCATGGCCAGTACCCATAGGTCCGAGGCCACCAATGTCAGCATGCCGGTGGCCGCTGCCACGACCATCGCCCGGGAGAGCCGGGCCACGAAGGCCCAAGGCTGGTTGGCGCGGATCATGCCCAGCAGCAACCGCACGTTGCCGCTCAGCACTCGGGCCGTGAACTGCACGACGTTGTCGTCCGGGCGTTCGTCGAGATCGGTGGACAGCTGGTGGGCTCTTCGAGCAAGATCCCGCTGGGCGTTGAGGTCTTCGGCGTCGTAGCCCAGGAGCTGCCCGACCACGTGCACGGTGGTCTCTTGCACCTTCTGCCGCACGTGCACGGCTCCCAGGGTTGGGACGGAGACCAGTCCTACCCCGTGCACGGGGCTGAGCTGGGTGAGCACCGGACGTCGGCCGGTCTTCAGGGGGATCTCGGTGAGCACCACGGCCAAATCCCAGTTCTCCTCCAGCACGCGGTTTCGGGCCGCCTCCAGCAGGTCCAAGGTCTCGGTGGGTGGATCGACCAGCCGGTCTTCGGCCATCTTCAGTTGCCAGCGCACTCCCGGATACCGCTGCACCAAAATCTTGCGCACCGAGGTGGTGACCTCGGGGCCGAGCATCGCACTCAGGGATGGTGAGACCACCAGGCCGATGAGCAGCTCGGCATCGGAAAGGGGTTCGGCAGGATCGGCGGTGGATCGGCAACGCTTAGCAGTCACCGCTCCATGGTGAGGCAACCACGGGCCGATTGCCACTGGCTCGATGGAGCCCCAAGGTTTCGTGCAGCACCGCGGGCCGGATTCGGTGGTCGCCTCGATCCCGGAGAGAGCGGTGCTGCTCACTGCGAAATCCTCTCCCCGCCGACGCCGCCAGCGCGAAGACATCACAGCCAGCGGGCCCGGGACCTGCCGGTGTCGAGGACGGCTTCTCGATGATGCTGCAGTGACGGATCGGTTGAAGTGCTTCGGCGGTGTGGGAGCAGTGATCAGCGTGGGGCCGGTCGATTCCGTTCGGACAGGTGATGCATCGACTGCCCAGCGGCAGGTGCGGTACTGATGCGGGGGTACCCGGTGCAGGGGTGTCAAGGCCCAGCTCCGAAGACGGCAAGCCGGGCACGTGAAAGGCGAATTATGGCCCGCCGCAACCCGAGCGGGAAGGCATGTGTGGCACGAGGCGCCGAAGACGGGCCGGGCGTTTACTGCAGAGATAAATGGCTCTCCGCATTTGAGCGGGGCGTGTGCTGATTTCATGCTGCTGGTCTCTGCCCTCGGGTGAGGGCGATGTGGACCATGATGCGCCTTCGGTAGTTGTCCATGTTGGTGAAGCCGCATCCGACACGCTTGGTTTGCTTGATGATCCGGTTGAAGCCCTCGGTGCGGGCGTTGGTCACGTCCTCGGTGAGCGCGACGAGCACCGCTGGCCACCAGGTGTCGATCGTGGTCGCCAGGCGGCTGGTTTCCTCCATGTCGGCGCGGGCGGCGGCGTCGTAGAAGTCGTACAGCCTGCGCCGGATCTGGTGCGGCTGGTGTTCGGCCAGCAGCAGGCGCAGGCGTTCCTTGACGGCATGCGCGGCGGCGATCTCGTTGGTCGGATCCTCGGCGGCGAGGGCGGCGTTGAACCGGGCCTTTTGCTTCACGGTGAGGTGCTCGTAGCCGGTGAGCAGCAGTTGCCGGCTGGCCCAGACTTTGTCGGTGGCGGTGCCGCGGCGGCCGTGCAGTTGCCGGGTGATCCGTTGACGGACCTGGGTGACCATGAGGTTGGCGAGGGCGACGAGATGCCACTTGTCGACTGCGATCCGCGCGTCCGGCAGGGCGGTGCGGATCCCGCCCGCGTACGGCGCGGACGGGTCGATCACGACCAGGTCGATGCCGGCCCGGAACGCGGGTGTCTGCAGCGCGAGCCAGTCGATCACGCACGCCCCGGAGCGTCCCGGGGTCAGCCCGAGAAGGTGCCCGGGCAGGGTGGGGTCGGCGTTGACGAACGAGGTCATCCACGGGTTCGACCGTGTCCAGCCGGCCTCTTCGAGCACCCAGCGCACCGACCGGGCGCGGGTCTCGTCGATGCCGAGCACGCGGGTGGATTCCGGCTCGGGCAGCCACTGGTTGGCCAGTGCGATGAGCGCCCGGTGCGCGGTCGACCACGCCACCTGGTACTCGCTAGCGACCTCGCTGACGGCGCGGTTGCCCGACGCGATCGCCGAACCGATCTTCTCTCGTAGCCGGGTCGTGAGCCGCGACCGTGCCGGCACAGCGCGGGACTGCTGCGTGAATGTCGCTGTCCCACAGGCCGGTTCGCGGCACACCAAGCGCCGTTTGAGCCACCACAGATCGGTTCTTTGGCCGGAGGCAGGCAAGTCCTTGACTCGAACCAGTGGCCGCTCCTTGATCCTTGAGGTGAGCACCCCGCACTCGGGGCAGGCGCCCTCCGGGTCGATGACCTCGATGACGACACGCACCGTGTCGGCATCGATTCGTTCGAGCTGCAGGACGGTGAACTCGTCCTCCAGCCCGAGCAGCACTGACGTACCCTCGTTCATGCTCGTGGCCTCGCTGTTGTCGCGTTGTGAGAGACCAACAGCATGTCGGGGCCACGAGCCCCATCAACTACCGGGCACCCCGCTCAAGCGCGAAGAGCCACTTTGGGGCTGCGCCCGTGGAGCAGGGATTTGGGGTTTCGTCGGCCTGTCAGGCCAGGTGACTGCATCGGGCTTGGGACTGACAGGACCATGTCGATCATGGCGTCGGGGTGCGAAGGTTCTCATACAGACGGTCGCGTCGGTAACGGGCTGGTACGGCCCCGAAGGGGACACACCACCGGGATTGATTGACGTACGCATCGATCCCGCAAGGACGCCTCCTCTAGCGGAGTGCTCCGCCGTAACCGGCACTGAAGTTATTGAGTGGAGACGGAGGCGCTGAGCTGATGCACCCATCGTCGACCGTACGGCCCGGGGTTTGGATACCGCGGCTGCTCGCCGTCACGTTCATCTTTCTTGCCGCATGCAGCAGCTCTACCAACTCCGGCTCGACCAGCACCACCGCAGCACCCACCAACTCCACTGCCCCAGCAACGGCAGCCGGCGCGGATCTACCGGCACTGGTCCGACAGGTCGAGCCCTCGGTGGTCACGGTGCTCACCGAGGGGGGCGTGGGCAGCGGCATTGTCTATAAAGCCGACGGCATTATCGTCACCAATGCGCATGTGGTCGCCGGCGTGCAGGACGTCACCGTAGCCCTCGCCGACGGGCAGCAGGTGCCGGCAAAGGTTCGTGGCGCCGATGAGGTTTCCGACCTCGCCGTCATCCAAGCCGACCGTACGGGACTGCCCGCTGCGACATTTCAGAAACCGCTGCCCCAGGTCGGTGAACTCGCCG
Proteins encoded in this window:
- a CDS encoding ISL3 family transposase; this translates as MNEGTSVLLGLEDEFTVLQLERIDADTVRVVIEVIDPEGACPECGVLTSRIKERPLVRVKDLPASGQRTDLWWLKRRLVCREPACGTATFTQQSRAVPARSRLTTRLREKIGSAIASGNRAVSEVASEYQVAWSTAHRALIALANQWLPEPESTRVLGIDETRARSVRWVLEEAGWTRSNPWMTSFVNADPTLPGHLLGLTPGRSGACVIDWLALQTPAFRAGIDLVVIDPSAPYAGGIRTALPDARIAVDKWHLVALANLMVTQVRQRITRQLHGRRGTATDKVWASRQLLLTGYEHLTVKQKARFNAALAAEDPTNEIAAAHAVKERLRLLLAEHQPHQIRRRLYDFYDAAARADMEETSRLATTIDTWWPAVLVALTEDVTNARTEGFNRIIKQTKRVGCGFTNMDNYRRRIMVHIALTRGQRPAA